Genomic segment of Leopardus geoffroyi isolate Oge1 chromosome B2, O.geoffroyi_Oge1_pat1.0, whole genome shotgun sequence:
CGACCGGGATATCTTGCTGATATCTTGCTGACAAccgactgagtggctcagttggttaagcgtcggacttcggctcaggtcatgatctcacggtttgtgagtttgagccccgtgtagggctctgtgttgacagctcagagcctggagcctgctttggattctgtgcctccctgtctgtctgcccttcccctgctcacactctgcctctctctgtctctcaaaaatgaataaacgtttaaaaaagttttccgattttttaaaaatggagggcGTGATGGTGGAAGGGCATCCCAAATTAGAATACGTGGGTTCTACTTTGTTCTGCCTCTCTAGCATTGATGTATTTATATCAATCTCTAGATACGGCTTCCTCATTAACAAATTCAGGAGAAATATGTGTTACTATCCCTTGCCTCTTCAATCTAAAGATCTACAAACCTAAAACCTCCCCACACGGGAAAGGACATCCAGACGAGGGAATGAAACCTGTATCTCGCCCCTCATTTAGGAtagttctgtctctcaaaatacacaattCCTTCtccagaagaaatatatatagtgAAAGAACTGTTTTGGCGACGAGAAACGTGCATTTATTAGCTTTTTTGAGTGTCAGAATCCTCACATTTAAAAAGAGGGTAACACCTACCTCATGGAATTGAAGTGAGGATGGGACATAAGGCCTGTATAGGGTCTGAACAGAGTAGTTATTAACAGAAATAGAATCTCACTTAGGGGCTTGGCATGGTGTCATTAAACAGAATCACGGTTTTTCATGGCGCCTTCCAAACTTTACCTTGAGAAGTCTCCGCGAGGTAGTTGATTCAGTTGCTATGACGACACTCCGGTTCGCCTCCGCTCTTGCTCGAATGGCATGCTGGGAATTGTAGTGCGTGGGAGCCCACGTTCAGCCAGGGGGCGGGACAGCTTCCGCGAAGCGCTCTGCGTCTCGCGTGCCTGCTTCCACTGCCACGCCTATTCCTCAGTGCTTGTGGGCCACAGAACCCAAAATAAAAGTCCAACTATGGGTCTTTGTTTCCACGTCCGCCTAAAATACAGCTGAGAGCAGGACAGTAGAAGCAATGCGGTGCCAAGGGCGGAGACGGGAGCCGTACTGGAGTGACAGGAAGAGGCGAGGCTCCCgccgggatgggggggggggggggagggaaggcaggcacGGAGGCTCCGCCTCCTTGCGTCACTTCCGTAAACAAAGGGAACTGTGGTGGCGCCGGGTCCGGGATGTGACCCCGGCTCTAGCTGCAGCAGTAGCGTCGGAGGCTGCAGCTGCGGCGGTGGCTTCGGAGACTCCGGAGTCTTTGCAGGTTGAGGAAGAGGATTCCGATCCTCTCCTTCCTCAGGTATGAAGTGGAACCAAAGGCGCTTCCGCATTGTCCCCTTTAGGCCCCTTCCACCACCCACTCTATCCACTGCTCAATTCTGGGAGGTGAAGGGTTACCGTGTTGGCTGATTGGGGAAGGAGAATAAGGTGAAGTCAAGAGGGACTCCTAGTCCTTCTTGAAGGCTGCCTGGCACTCAGTGAGTGAGTAACTGCGAAGGCCTTCTCTAAATGGTTCCTTGCTGCTTGTTGCACCGGCAGCTTGCCTTCCAAAAGCGGATACATTTCCAGTCCTGGTCCCTCAGAATATCATAGTTTAGACCACTGTTGGTTTATTTGAATTGCTttactaccttttctttttcctgtatcaCCAAATGGTCTATTAGCGTCATTAAATTCGAAGGCTCGTGTGTTTATGTGTATCACACGTTTAAACAGATGCTTGTCTCTTTGGAGAACTGATGCCCCATTGTCTCTCTTCAGCTGtttattaaaattccatttaatttGTGTTCATGTCGAAACAACCCCAAAGTGTCTGTTGTGTTACTGAAAAttcttcttaaaggaaaaattgtTAGCCAAGACTTGAATGGATTTACACTTGGTATCTGGGATTAGAGACTGATCATTAGAAcctttcctttaaaacttttgctTCTTTGGAGGTATTATATATAAATCCAGTTGTGATTGTCTAGGGTCAGCCTGAGCCAACTGAGCCGAAATGGTTTAAATTCCAGTGCTGGTGGTACTGAGTTTagacaatggcaaaaaaaatctgttttagttaaaatttttaagtaattattttaagagtGACATCAGTGGATTTGAATCTTTTTGAGTGGCCGTAGCATGATTACATTCAACACCATGTACACAAAAAGCTTAATAGTGCTAAAGCACTTTGCAATCTGATGAGGTAAATAGCCATGTAAATTTCTCATCTCATGATACAGGAAGCAATATGTTTAAGAACAATTTAATAGTATGCATAAGTAAAAATGTAGAAGGATATTTTTCGATGGATGGCTATAAGGAAGATAAAGGTAGTTAATACATGAAATAAGGGGAAATTATTGGATAAACAGAAGACCTTACACATATTCTGTATGGAAGGGCCAGCTAGAACTTCATAGTGTAACTTTTCTGATACtagcaaaactaaacaaacatacAGTTTCATGTATCATTGGAAATAGGTAAAGAAAGTATATTCAGAATAGTCATGGAACGAGTTTAATTTTATAGAACTTCACTCGATCGAAGAACCAGAATCAGTATTATCCCTAGGCAGACACTGAGTTTGTGCTTGGTAGTTGCCATAAGGTTTCTAGTCAttagttaaaatgcaaataccccCTGTCAATTATACGTCTGTTATTCTTCGAAGAATAAATTTTAGCAGGAGATCTAAAGACCACCTAGAGCTTGAGTCAGGCTGGGAATATCTATCACAtggctattttgtttcttttttgatgcaTTCtggctattttgtttcttttttgacgCATTCTTTCCCTTCTATCATGTAGGCTCTTTGAGAACAGGGACTTTGTCTTGTTCACTACCATCTTCCCAATAtccagaatagtgcctggcaagtggaaaagagtaaatatttgtggatgcGTGAATAcagaaaatgatggaaaacaTTTTTGTCTACCAGTCCATTTTGCTTAGAGCTTCTGTGTACATAGCACCGTAGGTTAAACTTAAGGGATCCTTATTTTAACTTTATCTAATGAGCTCTGAAATTCTCAATCCTCTTTAAGCCTATGAAGTGGGTCTTTAAAACCCTTTCACTTTCACATATTCTAGCATATGTGTATAATTTTGCTGTATTTCCTTAGGTCATAAGAAGCTGGCCGTGGTGCAATAAGGAACTTAAAACAATGGAGGAGCGGAAACTGAAGAGGCGGAGTCCTAAGTCTTTTAGTGCCCACTCTACTCAGGCTGTTAATGCCAAAAAAAATGCCATTCCAGTTAGTAAAAGCACAGGGTTTTCAAATCCTGCATCACAGTCAACTTCCCAGCGACCAAAGTTAAAAAGGTGgattcatttctttcagattatcACAGCAAAACGCTGCCAACGTAAATACTAAATCTAGTAATTCTTATaacacttgtttttctcttggcTTACTTTTAAAACGGTGGCAGCATCTATTATATGTGATTTAGAAAAAATTTGTGAAGGGTATAGTGTGTAGGGATTAGCACATGCAAAATGAATGACTGGTTTGAAGACCCTTACTTTGTCTCATATTAAACAGGACAGAGTGAGAAAAGTCATAGACAAAGTTGATGCACTAgccagaagagggaaaaaaatacgttttgttttttttaaattaagctgagtgtgttttcatagttttcatatatatatacgtgtatatatgtgtatatatatatatacatgtatatatatgtgtatatatatatgtatatatatatatatatgaaatatatatatatatatttttaagtttatttgagagagagagagggatggcaagcaggggaggggcagagagagagggagggaaagagtatcccaagcaggctccacaccatcagtgcagagcccgatgtggggcttgaacctatgaactgtgagatcatgacttgagccaaaaccaagagtcagacacttaacgagctgagccacccaggtgccccatggtaggttttatcttttttaaaagggtGGCTTTATTATTGTCATAGAAATGATTTGTATTTGTTGTAAAAATTCAAACACAGGAaaagttcaaagaagaaatttaaaacactaaaatcctggggcgcctgggtggctcagtcagttaagcatccgacttcggctcaggtcatgatcttgtggtttgcaagtttgaaccccacatcgggctctctgctgtcagcgcagagcctgcttcagatcctctgtccccctctctctgcccctctcctgcttgtgctctctttatctctctcaaaaataaatgaacatttacaaaaacattatagaaaaataataaaggtaactATATGcaattaatgttttcattgtgCTATCTGTGCAGAGTGATGAAAGAAAAGACCAGACctcagggaggagaaggaaaaagcacACAGCCAGCTCCCATTCAGCACTCCTTCCTCACCGATGTCTCAGATGTTCAGGAGATGGAGAGggggcttctcagccttttgAATGATTTCCACTCCGGAAAACTTCAAGCATTCGGCAAGCCATGgatatttctctgtttttcttttccagatgcTCGCGTCctattttctgcatttattttgccattcctttattttttttttattttttcatatttatttaatttgagagagagagaggacacatgtgcaggggaggggcagagagaaagagagagagagagaaagaatcctaagcaggctgctgatggtgcagagctcaatgtagggcttgatcccataaactgtgagatcatgacctgagttgaaatcaagagtcagatgctcaattgagtgagccacccaggtgctcctattttgccatttctttcaaaaatatcattttcttttattaaaaaaaaaaaaaagaatctatcgGCATAAAATGCAATCATCTAGATTTCGTTTGTCATGAACTATAATCTGTCAtctaaaatttcatgaaaaagtTTTTGTAAGAAAGGAGGGTTAGTAAAAATGTTGAAGTAGGATTGCTATTATGCAATAACTATCCTGAAAGTAACAAATAAAAGGAACGTTCTTCATCagttaaatattttagacttaGTATTTTAGTTTGGGAAAGCctcaaggtcatttttttttacccttttaagCCTAAACTTATTTCTTGCCTACCACccctgattttaaatttaaaagaatctgGTGTTTTTGTTCAATCATGAAGCTATAAGAACAGTTAACTGATTGTTCCATTAGAAACTCCAggtagatggggtgcctgggtggctcagtcagttgagcatccgactttggcttaggtcatgatcttgtgatttcatgggttcaagccctgtgtcgggctctgtgctgacagctcagagcctggagcctgcttcggattctctgtccccctctctctctgccctttctcatgctctgtctctctctctgtctctctcaaaaacaaacattaaaaaaacaaaacaaaacaaaaaaacctctgagTAGGTATTTTTGTATTTGAGTTCACAAAGTATATGGTCAAGAGTTTTTATGTTCAGCTTGCAACTTACCTTATAACGCTTCTCTGATAAAATtatatctctgtattttttaaagcaatttgaaaattattgaatGCACACATACAGAATTTCACATGAATGCATAAATGTCATCAACATACATACTGGTTTCTTGAAGTGCTATCCTTTCCTCCCATACCTCTTTATtccttggtttttttctttcttttttaattaattaatttaaattctagttaacatatagtgtagtattggtttcaggaatagaatttagtgattcatcccctacatatagtgctcatcccaataagtgtcctctttaatgcccgtcactcatttagcccaccacccccaatacccctccagcaaccttcagtttattctctgtatttaagagtctcttatggtttgcctccccctctgtttttatttttcccctatgttcatctgctttgtttcttaaattccacatatgagtgcaatcatatatttgtctttctctgac
This window contains:
- the CCDC28A gene encoding coiled-coil domain-containing protein 28A, whose protein sequence is MEERKLKRRSPKSFSAHSTQAVNAKKNAIPVSKSTGFSNPASQSTSQRPKLKRVMKEKTRPQGGEGKSTQPAPIQHSFLTDVSDVQEMERGLLSLLNDFHSGKLQAFGNECSIEQMEHVRGMQEKLARLNLELYGELEELPEDKRKTASDSNLDRLLSDLEELNSSIQKLHLADAQDVPNTSTS